A DNA window from Xyrauchen texanus isolate HMW12.3.18 chromosome 6, RBS_HiC_50CHRs, whole genome shotgun sequence contains the following coding sequences:
- the LOC127644768 gene encoding paralemmin-1-like isoform X1 encodes MSEALSQQERLRAIAEKRKREAEIENKRRQLEDDRRQLQHLKSKALRERWLMDGAPSSGEDEAQKQLQEDETKTKLLEKTILGLEQEIDELENGVHLNKASEDNNENAPDGPVKAVENGIQQPSPNAGHTTKKQITGIEAKLQCTNPDAAIENASAEHPVTMVFMGYKNVEDEAETKKVLGIEETVKAEFVVIEDSENKGGNEGAKGEQAPSNGSTSSPDKAQDKAKEESKEEDNSKEKKSCKCCTVM; translated from the exons ATGTCAGAAGCTTTGTCACAGCAAGAGAGACTCCGGGCTATTgct GAGAAGAGAAAAAGGGAGGCTGAGATTGAGAACAAAAGAAGACAACTGGAGGATGACCGCAGACAACTCCAGCATCTCAAG TCAAAGGCATTGAGAGAGCGGTGGCTGATGGATGGAGCGCCATCCAGTGGTGAAGATGAGGCACAGAAACAACTACAAGAGGATGAAACCAAGACCAAACTACTGGAAAAGACCATCCTCGG ATTAGAACAAGAAATTGATGAGCTTGAGAATGGTGTGCATTTGAATAAAGCGTCTGAAGATAACAATGAAAAT GCACCAGATGGTCCAGTTAagg CAGTTGAGAATGGCATACAGCAGCCCAGCCCCAATGCAGGTCATACCACCAAGAAACAGATCACAGGCATTGAGGCTAAGCTCCAGTGCACCAATCCTGACGCAGCCATTGAAAATGCCAGTGCAGAGCACCCCGTCACCATGGTATTCATGGGCTACAAGAATGTAGAGGATGAGGCAGAGACCAAGAAGGTATTGGGCATAGAGGAAACAGTGAAAGCTGAATTTGTGGTCATTGAGGACAGTGAGAACAAAGGGGGAAATGAGGGGGCAAAAGGGGAGCAGGCCCCATCGAACGGCAGCACCTCCAGTCCTGACAAAGCTCAGGATAAGGCCAAGGAGGAGTCGAAAGAGGAAGACAATTCGAAAGAAAAGAAGTCCTGTAAGTGCTGCACAGTCATGTGA
- the LOC127644768 gene encoding paralemmin-1-like isoform X2: MSEALSQQERLRAIAEKRKREAEIENKRRQLEDDRRQLQHLKSKALRERWLMDGAPSSGEDEAQKQLQEDETKTKLLEKTILGLEQEIDELENGVHLNKASEDNNENAPDGPVKVENGIQQPSPNAGHTTKKQITGIEAKLQCTNPDAAIENASAEHPVTMVFMGYKNVEDEAETKKVLGIEETVKAEFVVIEDSENKGGNEGAKGEQAPSNGSTSSPDKAQDKAKEESKEEDNSKEKKSCKCCTVM, from the exons ATGTCAGAAGCTTTGTCACAGCAAGAGAGACTCCGGGCTATTgct GAGAAGAGAAAAAGGGAGGCTGAGATTGAGAACAAAAGAAGACAACTGGAGGATGACCGCAGACAACTCCAGCATCTCAAG TCAAAGGCATTGAGAGAGCGGTGGCTGATGGATGGAGCGCCATCCAGTGGTGAAGATGAGGCACAGAAACAACTACAAGAGGATGAAACCAAGACCAAACTACTGGAAAAGACCATCCTCGG ATTAGAACAAGAAATTGATGAGCTTGAGAATGGTGTGCATTTGAATAAAGCGTCTGAAGATAACAATGAAAAT GCACCAGATGGTCCAGTTAagg TTGAGAATGGCATACAGCAGCCCAGCCCCAATGCAGGTCATACCACCAAGAAACAGATCACAGGCATTGAGGCTAAGCTCCAGTGCACCAATCCTGACGCAGCCATTGAAAATGCCAGTGCAGAGCACCCCGTCACCATGGTATTCATGGGCTACAAGAATGTAGAGGATGAGGCAGAGACCAAGAAGGTATTGGGCATAGAGGAAACAGTGAAAGCTGAATTTGTGGTCATTGAGGACAGTGAGAACAAAGGGGGAAATGAGGGGGCAAAAGGGGAGCAGGCCCCATCGAACGGCAGCACCTCCAGTCCTGACAAAGCTCAGGATAAGGCCAAGGAGGAGTCGAAAGAGGAAGACAATTCGAAAGAAAAGAAGTCCTGTAAGTGCTGCACAGTCATGTGA